In the Ipomoea triloba cultivar NCNSP0323 chromosome 6, ASM357664v1 genome, one interval contains:
- the LOC116021642 gene encoding DNA-directed RNA polymerases I and III subunit rpac1 — MSSTSTDSESETEPMTVEKVPVWDLPDVPQGQLPSHIENLRTRVLCTYIAPTNTDKIKYSGAFASMGVDNSLRSEQFRKNFRVEVMKLNEDDIEFDMIGIDAAVANAFRRILIAELPTMAIEKVLIANNTSIIQDEVLAHRLGLIPLKVDPRLFEYMSENDVPNEKNTIVFSLHARCEKAKKERISVKSSELKWLPNGSEFVLATENSASSSASKPKTYTSFSCSQDSLPEFSNNPIAPKYPDITIARLGAGQEIELEAHAVKGIGKTHAKWSPVATAWYRMLPEVVLLREIEGDEAEQLVEKCPVKVFDIEDIGKGKKRATVARPRACTLCRECIREEGWEKNVALQRVKDHFIFTIESTGALPPEVLFTEAVKILEDKCERVITELS; from the exons ATGTCCTCCACTTCTACCGATTCGGAGTCGGAGACCGAGCCAATGACGGTTGAGAAAGTTCCAGTATGGGATTTGCCGGACGTGCCACAGGGGCAGCTACCATCTCATATCGAGAACCTGCGAACTCGTGTTCTCTGCACTTACATAGCTCCCACTAAT ACAGACAAAATCAAATACTCTGGCGCCTTTGCATCAATGGGTGTTGATAACAGCTTGCGATCGGAACAGTTCAGAAAAAACTTTAGAGTCGAAGTTATGAAGCTTAATGAAGATGACATTGAGTTTGACATGATTGGAATTGATGCTGCAGTTGCCAATGCATTCCGCAGAATCCTCATTGCAGAG CTTCCAACTATGGCAATTGAGAAAGTTCTAATTGCAAACAACACATCTATCATCCAAGATGAGGTTCTTGCCCATAGACTTGGTCTCATCCCACTTAAAGTTGATCCCAGACTGTTTGAATATATGTCAG AAAATGATGTACCCAATGAAAAGAACACAATTGTTTTCAGTCTACATGCTCGCTGTGAGAAAGCTAAAAAGGAGAGAATTTCTGTGAAGTCAAGCGAGCTGAAATGGTTACCTAACGGCAGCGAGTTTGTGCTGGCCACAGAAAATTCAGCGTCTAGTTCAGCGTCAAAGCCAAAAACTTATACTTCATTCAGCTGTAGTCAAGATTCTCTACCagaattttccaacaatcctATTGCCCCCAAGTACCCCGACATTACGATAGCTAGACTTGGGGCTGGGCAG GAGATAGAACTAGAAGCACATGCTGTTAAAGGGATTGGTAAGACACATGCAAAGTGGTCACCGGTGGCCACTGCTTGGTACAGGATGCTTCCTGAG GTTGTATTATTGAGAGAAATTGAAGGTGATGAAGCAGAACAACTTGTGGAAAAATGCCCTGTTAAAGTATTTGACATTGAAGATATTGGCAAAG GTAAAAAGAGGGCAACTGTAGCAAGACCGAGGGCATGTACCCTTTGTAGGGAGTGCATTAGGGAAGAAGGCTGGGAGAAGAACGTGGCTCTACAACGCGTAAAAGATCATTTCATCT TTACTATTGAATCGACTGGAGCTTTACCCCCCGAGGTTCTGTTCACTGAAGCTGTAAAGATTTTGGAAGATAAATGTGAGCGTGTGATAACGGAGCTCTCTTGA
- the LOC116022352 gene encoding serine/threonine-protein kinase D6PK-like: protein MALKSGVKGSLERLNRTTGNQTSERNSNRSSPSQISKSCNVEDLTSKEFPGDAREVSKQLRTDTTVNKKSHSSQQNGSANLLVERLDSSLSLGVLKHPPSGLSSTRDELIGTLEGGDDQEKEDTGNVSVKDSLALTKVSDGTSSIAKTSGSAKISDQADFMESGKSSIYRGSTSTDVSDESSCSSLSSSINKPHKANDSRWEAIQAVRARDGAMELRHFRLIKKLGSGDIGSVHLSELCGTKCYFAMKVMDKASLANRKKLLRAQTEREILQSLDHPFLPSLYTHFETERFSCLVMEFCPGGDLHTLRQRQPGKHFSEQAVKFYVAEVLLALEYLHMLGIVYRDLKPENVLVRDDGHIMLSDFDLSLRCAVSPTVVKSSSLETEPLRKNSVYCVQPACIEPSCIQPSCAVPTTCFGPRFFSGKSKKERKPKPKNEVGNQVSPLPELIAEPTGARSMSFVGTHEYLAPEIIKGEGHGSAVDWWTFGIFLYELLFGKTPFKGSDNRSTLFNVVGQPLRFPESPVVSFSARDLIRGLLVKEPQHRLAYKRGATEIKQHPFFEGVNWALIRCASPPEVPRPVDFERIQAPPPPSTTTKKAAGGALPYHQNPDNYLEFDFF from the exons ATGGCATTGAAATCTGGTGTCAAGGGTTCCCTGGAGAGGCTAAACAGGACAACTGGAAATCAGACATCAGAGAGGAATTCTAACAGGTCTTCGCCTTCACAAATCTCAAAGAGTTGCAACGTTGAGGATTTAACTTCCAAAGAGTTCCCGGGGGATGCTCGAGAAGTGTCTAAGCAGCTTAGAACAGATACAACAGTCAACAAGAAGTCACACAGCTCCCAGCAGAATGGATCTGCCAATTTACTTGTCGAAAGATTGGATTCAAGCTTGTCTTTGGGTGTTTTAAAGCATCCACCTTCGGGTTTAAGTTCTACTCGCGATGAATTAATAGGCACACTTGAAGGAGGAGATGATCAGGAAAAGGAAGATACGGGGAATGTTTCGGTCAAAGACAGCTTAGCCTTGACCAAAGTTAGCGATGGCACCAGCAGCATTGCTAAAACGAGTGGAAGTGCCAAAATTAGTGACCAAGCTGATTTTATGGAGAGTGGGAAGAGTAGCATCTACCGGGGCAGCACAAGCACTGACGTAAGTGATGAAAGCTCGTGTAGTAGCTTGAGCAGCAGCATTAATAAGCCTCACAAAGCAAATGACTCGAGGTGGGAAGCCATCCAAGCTGTCCGAGCTAGAGATGGAGCCATGGAATTGAGGCATTTCCGATTGATAAAGAAGTTGGGCAGTGGCGATATTGGGAGTGTACATCTCTCGGAGTTGTGTGGCACCAAGTGTTATTTTGCCATGAAAGTTATGGATAAAGCATCGCTGGCAAACCGAAAGAAATTGCTCCGTGCTCAAACAGAAAGAGAGATACTGCAATCTCTGGACCATCCATTTCTTCCGAGTTTATATACCCATTTCGAGACGGAAAGGTTTTCGTGTCTTGTGATGGAGTTTTGTCCAGGAGGAGACTTGCACACACTTCGGCAGAGGCAACCGGGAAAGCATTTTTCTGAACAAGCAGTGAA GTTCTACGTTGCAGAGGTCCTTCTTGCTCTAGAATATCTCCACATGCTTGGTATTGTCTACCGAGACCTCAAGCCCGAAAACGTCCTTGTCAGGGACGATGGACACATTATGCTCTCCGACTTTGACCTCTCCCTTCGCTGTGCTGTCAGTCCAACAGTTGTCAAGTCGTCATCTCTCGAGACAGAGCCCCTCAGGAAAAATTCTGTTTACTGTGTCCAACCTGCCTGCATTGAGCCCTCCTGCATCCAGCCGTCCTGTGCGGTCCCCACGACGTGTTTTGGGCCCCGCTTTTTCTCTGGCAAGTCGAAGAAAGAGAGGAAGCCCAAGCCCAAGAATGAAGTTGGTAACCAAGTCAGCCCCTTACCCGAGCTCATTGCCGAGCCAACCGGAGCTCGTTCCATGTCATTCGTGGGGACCCACGAGTACCTGGCGCCCGAAATTATCAAAGGTGAAGGGCACGGTAGTGCTGTGGACTGGTGGACTTTCGGGATCTTTCTGTACGAGTTGTTATTCGGTAAGACACCTTTCAAGGGATCAGATAACCGGTCTACCCTTTTCAACGTCGTTGGGCAGCCTCTACGCTTCCCAGAATCCCCGGTTGTCAGCTTTTCCGCTAGAGATCTGATACGAGGCCTACTCGTGAAAGAGCCACAGCATCGTCTTGCATACAAACGGGGAGCTACCGAGATTAAGCAGCATCCATTCTTCGAAGGGGTAAACTGGGCATTAATCCGGTGTGCAAGCCCTCCCGAGGTCCCTAGGCCGGTCGACTTTGAGAGGATTCAAGCCCCGCCACCGCCATCAACAACAACCAAGAAAGCTGCTGGTGGAGCTCTCCCCTACCATCAGAATCCAGACAACTATCTCGAATTCGATTTCTTCTAA